A genomic window from Candidatus Methylomirabilota bacterium includes:
- the pqqA gene encoding pyrroloquinoline quinone precursor peptide PqqA yields MTWETPAFEEVKMDAEINSYQDDFDRDDLDGS; encoded by the coding sequence ATGACCTGGGAGACCCCGGCCTTCGAAGAAGTGAAGATGGACGCGGAGATCAACTCGTATCAGGACGACTTCGACCGGGACGATCTCGACGGCTCCTAA
- the pqqD gene encoding pyrroloquinoline quinone biosynthesis peptide chaperone PqqD, translating to MTSADTRPRLAPKARLRFDRKSGQYMLLYPERGLVLNATASDILQLCTGEHTVEAIVDHLAAKYGTEPREVVERQVREFLASMAARGLVRDAR from the coding sequence GTGACGTCGGCCGACACGCGTCCCCGGCTGGCCCCCAAGGCGCGGCTCCGCTTCGACCGGAAGTCGGGCCAGTACATGCTGCTCTACCCGGAGCGGGGACTCGTCCTGAACGCGACGGCGAGCGACATTCTCCAGCTCTGTACCGGCGAGCACACCGTGGAGGCCATCGTCGATCATCTGGCGGCGAAGTACGGGACGGAACCTCGAGAGGTCGTCGAGCGCCAGGTGCGGGAGTTTCTCGCGTCGATGGCCGCCCGGGGGCTCGTGCGCGACGCGCGATGA
- a CDS encoding pyrroloquinoline quinone biosynthesis protein C yields the protein MKDAIILSRSEDPAFRRMWIHRIRDHDGDGPGEGGLELWLRLAEGVGLDRDEVASCRSVLPGVRFACDGYVELVSRRSLVEAVAASLTEFFAPDLMQKRVLAWERHYPWVSQDMLEYFRSRVPRARRDAEEAIDFVVRQATTYELQARCVAALIRKTEILGHLLDCLYAAYVEPGWGPAGGVA from the coding sequence ATCAAGGATGCCATCATCCTGTCCCGGTCCGAGGATCCGGCCTTCCGCCGGATGTGGATCCATCGCATCCGCGATCACGACGGCGACGGGCCGGGCGAGGGAGGTCTCGAGCTCTGGCTGCGACTGGCCGAGGGCGTGGGGCTCGATCGCGACGAGGTGGCGAGTTGCCGCTCGGTGCTCCCCGGGGTGCGGTTCGCCTGTGACGGCTACGTGGAGCTGGTCAGCCGGCGGAGTCTGGTCGAGGCGGTGGCCGCGTCGCTCACCGAGTTCTTCGCTCCCGACCTGATGCAAAAGCGCGTGCTGGCCTGGGAGCGGCACTACCCGTGGGTCAGCCAGGACATGCTGGAGTATTTCCGCTCGCGGGTGCCGCGAGCCCGGCGCGACGCCGAGGAAGCGATCGACTTCGTCGTGCGCCAGGCCACGACCTACGAGCTGCAGGCCCGGTGCGTGGCGGCATTGATCCGCAAGACGGAGATCCTCGGGCACCTCCTCGACTGCCTCTACGCGGCGTACGTCGAGCCGGGCTGGGGGCCGGCCGGGGGCGTGGCGTGA
- a CDS encoding iron-containing alcohol dehydrogenase, with protein MPPSWAPFTWFHPTRIVFGVGALSRLPSVIDDAGEPGARVFLVTGRQSLRARGVLDRVLEAVGPRRITLFDAVPPFPAPGVVDTAVDACRRGAAEVIVGIGGGSALDVAKLVALLAIHPGTARDLAARLATIGQPGLPVVTVPTTSGSSSEVTPFATLWDMAGKRSIHHASTLLFPRAAIVDPDLAMAMPRRLAAVTGLDALTSAIESYWSREAAPVSDALALTAIRMLAENLESSCNGGDADARSACALAATVSGVAYTHSRPNVCHAVGSPLTLFWDVSHGQAVAITLPSFLRWTAPAIPEKLPALWRALGVSHLDDGVARLADLMERCGLDTRLRALGLGAPDVETVLEHTRWERVAMLPRPLGRDEARAILQALL; from the coding sequence ATGCCGCCATCGTGGGCGCCCTTCACGTGGTTTCACCCGACCCGGATCGTTTTCGGGGTCGGCGCACTCTCGCGGCTGCCTTCCGTCATCGACGACGCGGGGGAACCCGGCGCGCGCGTCTTCTTGGTGACGGGCCGGCAGAGCCTGCGGGCCCGGGGTGTGCTCGACCGGGTGCTCGAAGCCGTCGGCCCGCGGCGGATCACCCTGTTCGACGCGGTCCCGCCCTTCCCGGCGCCCGGCGTCGTCGATACCGCAGTCGACGCCTGTCGGCGCGGCGCGGCCGAGGTGATCGTCGGGATCGGCGGGGGCAGCGCCCTGGACGTCGCCAAGCTCGTGGCGCTCCTGGCGATCCACCCGGGGACGGCGCGGGATCTGGCGGCGCGGCTGGCGACGATCGGGCAGCCGGGACTCCCCGTGGTCACGGTGCCGACGACGTCCGGGAGCAGCAGTGAAGTCACGCCGTTCGCGACGCTCTGGGACATGGCAGGGAAGCGCTCCATACATCACGCGAGCACCTTGCTGTTCCCGCGAGCGGCCATCGTCGACCCCGACCTCGCCATGGCGATGCCGCGGCGCCTGGCGGCCGTGACCGGCCTGGATGCGCTCACCAGCGCCATCGAGTCCTACTGGTCGCGGGAGGCGGCGCCGGTCTCCGACGCGCTGGCCCTGACGGCCATCCGGATGCTCGCCGAGAACCTCGAATCGTCGTGCAACGGCGGCGACGCGGACGCCCGGTCGGCCTGCGCCCTGGCCGCCACGGTCTCCGGCGTCGCGTACACTCACAGCCGCCCCAACGTCTGTCACGCCGTCGGAAGCCCCCTCACGCTCTTCTGGGACGTGAGCCACGGCCAGGCCGTCGCGATCACACTCCCGTCGTTCCTCCGGTGGACCGCCCCCGCAATTCCCGAAAAGCTCCCGGCGCTCTGGCGCGCCCTGGGAGTCTCCCACCTGGACGACGGCGTCGCCCGCCTCGCCGACCTCATGGAGCGCTGCGGTCTCGACACGCGCTTGCGCGCGCTCGGTCTCGGTGCCCCCGATGTCGAGACCGTGCTCGAGCACACGCGTTGGGAGCGGGTGGCCATGCTTCCTCGT